The following proteins come from a genomic window of Deinococcota bacterium:
- a CDS encoding type II toxin-antitoxin system HicB family antitoxin, with translation MTEPFKYELIIYWSEEDEAFVAEVPELPGCVADGASYAEAVANAEVVIREWIETAKELGRTVPEPKGRLMYA, from the coding sequence ATGACTGAACCCTTCAAGTATGAACTGATCATTTACTGGAGTGAAGAAGACGAGGCATTTGTTGCCGAAGTGCCCGAGTTGCCAGGGTGCGTAGCCGATGGTGCGAGCTACGCCGAGGCAGTGGCTAACGCGGAGGTCGTTATCCGTGAGTGGATTGAGACGGCTAAAGAGCTAGGGCGAACTGTCCCTGAACCGAAAGGGCGTCTGATGTACGCTTGA
- a CDS encoding type II toxin-antitoxin system HicA family toxin, which produces MGKHEKLLVAILRGASDANIPFEGLCALLKRLGFDERIRGSHHIFTKTGIEEILNLQPKGSKAKPYQVKQVRGVILNYKLGGEVDD; this is translated from the coding sequence GTGGGCAAACACGAGAAGCTGCTCGTCGCGATTCTACGGGGAGCTTCCGATGCCAACATTCCTTTTGAGGGTCTTTGCGCGCTGCTGAAGCGTCTTGGGTTTGACGAACGTATCCGTGGCAGCCACCACATCTTTACCAAGACCGGTATCGAGGAGATCCTAAATCTGCAACCCAAGGGATCAAAAGCAAAACCTTATCAGGTCAAGCAAGTCCGTGGTGTGATTCTCAACTATAAGTTGGGAGGTGAAGTAGATGACTGA